In the genome of Deltaproteobacteria bacterium, the window TAGTCGCTGCCTCCGTATAAGGTGTTGTTATCCTTGATTATAGCACCTTTTAGGCTCTAAGGACAGCACTTTTTGGGGGTCTCAAGTAAAGAGTTTTTCAACAGCCTGCTAAGACACGCCGAGGCTTCACTGATGGATAATCATAATGTTCCCATCGGAGCAATCCAGCGGATTTTGGGGCATGAGAATCGTACTACTACTGAAATATATCTTCATCCTATGGAGGATCCGGAGCGCCTGGCGATGATGGTCTTTGAGCAGGCCAGCGAGACAAACCATGGGTGAAAGTCTCAAACAGAGTCTCAAACCACCATGAAAGAAGGTTTAGGTCAATTTACCTAAAACCTGAGTAAATTAGTGAATTTATTGGTGCCTGGGGCCGGATTTGAACCGGCACGGGGATAAACCCCGAGGGATTTTAAGTCCCTTGCGTCTACCACTTCCGCCACCCAGGCTGAGGTTGTCTTAGTTGAATATTTTTTAGGGAGATCATTAAATAACTTGGGGTCAGGAAGACCAGCCGATCTCATGCTTTCCTGACCGAGCACTCGGCTTTTCAGGGGAAATATATTAAATTTCCTGAAAAAATTCAAGCCTTGTTGGCCTTCCATTTTTAATTCTGGCATTTTTCTGATTGGCAGGCTAGGACAGGTCCTAAGAACAGTCCCAGTCCTCTCAACATCAGACTTCACGTTAACCCTGCCCATATGCAAAAATTAAATCCCCTACAGGGTGCAATTCCATGACCGTCAGACCCATTTCC includes:
- a CDS encoding tyrosine-type recombinase/integrase, with amino-acid sequence MGVSSKEFFNSLLRHAEASLMDNHNVPIGAIQRILGHENRTTTEIYLHPMEDPERLAMMVFEQASETNHG